From a region of the Paraburkholderia hospita genome:
- the cydP gene encoding cytochrome oxidase putative small subunit CydP has translation MAITLNHRNATRRTLVSRIVAWARGPTFARDILIVLAIKFALLFALKFAFFNHPQAQNMSLPPAQVAQALLSVPVSVPPPPSTQGVNHAR, from the coding sequence ATGGCCATAACGCTCAATCACAGGAATGCCACCCGCCGCACGCTCGTCAGCCGCATCGTCGCGTGGGCTCGCGGTCCGACCTTCGCCCGCGACATCCTGATCGTGCTCGCGATCAAATTCGCGCTTCTGTTCGCACTCAAGTTCGCGTTCTTCAATCATCCGCAGGCGCAGAACATGTCGCTACCGCCTGCGCAGGTCGCCCAGGCGCTGCTGTCGGTGCCCGTATCCGTCCCACCGCCGCCTTCGACTCAAGGTGTCAACCATGCCCGCTAG
- the rpoH gene encoding RNA polymerase sigma factor RpoH, with protein sequence MSNTLTLPSTLSQSSAKAAPAGALALSHASLLPGQLGNIDAYIQAVNRIPMLTPAEERQYATEFREQNDLGSARKLVLSHLRLVVSIARNYLGYGLPHADLIQEGNIGLMKAVKRFDPTQNVRLVSYAMHWIKAEIHEYILRNWRMVKVATTKAQRKLFFNLRSHKQGLQSFTPDEIEGLAKELNVKREEVAEMETRLSGGDIALEGQVEDGEEAFAPIAYLADSHSEPTAVLAARQRDRLHSDGIASALESLDPRSRRIIEARWLQVEDDGSGGSTLHELADEFGVSAERIRQIEASAMKKMRTALAEYA encoded by the coding sequence GTGAGCAACACATTGACCCTTCCGAGTACTTTGAGCCAGTCGTCGGCTAAGGCCGCTCCGGCAGGTGCACTGGCGCTCTCGCACGCTTCTCTGCTGCCCGGCCAGCTGGGCAATATCGACGCCTACATCCAGGCCGTGAACCGGATTCCGATGCTGACGCCGGCAGAAGAGCGCCAGTACGCCACCGAGTTCCGCGAGCAGAACGATCTCGGCTCGGCGCGCAAGCTCGTCCTGTCGCACCTGCGACTGGTCGTGTCGATCGCGCGCAATTACCTCGGGTATGGTCTGCCGCACGCCGACCTGATCCAGGAAGGCAACATCGGCCTGATGAAGGCCGTGAAGCGGTTCGACCCGACGCAGAACGTGCGCCTCGTGTCCTATGCAATGCATTGGATCAAGGCCGAAATCCACGAGTACATCCTGCGCAACTGGCGCATGGTGAAAGTGGCGACGACCAAGGCGCAACGCAAGCTGTTCTTCAACCTGCGCAGCCACAAGCAAGGGTTGCAGTCGTTCACGCCGGACGAGATCGAGGGCCTGGCAAAAGAGCTGAACGTGAAGCGCGAGGAAGTAGCCGAGATGGAAACGCGGCTGTCGGGCGGCGATATCGCGCTCGAAGGCCAGGTCGAAGACGGCGAAGAAGCGTTCGCCCCGATCGCCTATCTGGCCGATTCGCACAGCGAGCCGACAGCCGTGCTGGCCGCGCGTCAGCGTGACCGTCTGCATAGCGACGGTATCGCGAGCGCGCTGGAGTCGCTCGATCCGCGCAGCCGCCGCATCATCGAAGCACGCTGGCTGCAGGTGGAAGACGACGGTTCGGGCGGCTCGACGCTGCATGAACTGGCCGACGAGTTCGGCGTATCGGCGGAGCGGATTCGCCAGATCGAAGCAAGCGCGATGAAGAAAATGCGCACCGCGCTGGCCGAGTACGCGTAA
- a CDS encoding cytochrome ubiquinol oxidase subunit I, with product MPASDVVDLSRLQFAVTALYHFLFVPLTLGLSWLLVIMESVYVMTGKPIYKDMTQFWGKLFGINFAMGVTTGLTLEFQFGTNWSYYSHYVGDIFGVPLAVEGLMAFFLESTFVGLFFFGWNRLSRIQHLMVTFLVALGSNLSALWILIANGWMNNPVGAEFNYETMRMELSSLFAVIFNPVAQVKFVHTVSAGYVTASMFVLGLSSWYLLKRRDIDFALRSFAVAAGFGLASTLCVIVLGDESGYTTGEVQRMKLAAIESEWETAPPPAPFTIVGIPNQQAERTDYALRVPYALGIIATRSLDEPVIGLKELMARNETRIRNGMLAYDALQKIKQGDASDATHAAFDQHKQDLGYGLLLKQFTPNVTDASAEQIKQAAKKTVPPVLPVFWSFRLMVGLGILFLATFVLAFFFCAQRSLLRDNRRWFLRWAVWAIPLPWLAAEFGWIVAEVGRQPWTIAGILPTSLSASSLTAGDLYLSLAGFVVFYTALFIIEITLMFKYARLGPSSLHTGRYHHEQTAKPAVGANTAA from the coding sequence ATGCCCGCTAGCGACGTCGTCGATCTCTCTCGCCTGCAATTCGCCGTCACGGCGCTGTATCACTTTCTATTCGTGCCGCTGACGCTCGGGCTGTCGTGGCTGCTCGTCATCATGGAAAGCGTCTACGTGATGACGGGCAAGCCGATCTACAAGGACATGACGCAGTTCTGGGGCAAGCTGTTCGGCATCAACTTCGCGATGGGCGTCACCACGGGTCTCACGCTGGAGTTTCAGTTCGGCACCAACTGGTCCTATTACTCACACTATGTCGGCGATATTTTCGGCGTGCCGCTGGCCGTCGAAGGGCTGATGGCGTTCTTTCTGGAATCGACCTTCGTCGGGCTGTTCTTCTTCGGCTGGAACCGGCTGTCGCGCATCCAGCATCTGATGGTCACGTTTCTCGTCGCGCTCGGCTCGAACCTGTCCGCGCTGTGGATCCTGATCGCGAACGGCTGGATGAACAACCCGGTCGGCGCGGAGTTCAACTACGAAACGATGCGCATGGAGCTGTCGAGCCTGTTCGCCGTGATCTTCAATCCCGTCGCGCAGGTGAAGTTCGTGCATACGGTGTCGGCGGGCTATGTGACGGCGTCGATGTTCGTGCTCGGGCTGTCGTCGTGGTATCTGCTCAAGCGCCGCGACATCGACTTCGCGCTGCGCTCGTTCGCCGTCGCGGCCGGCTTCGGGCTGGCGTCCACGTTATGCGTGATCGTGCTCGGCGACGAATCGGGCTACACCACGGGCGAAGTGCAGCGGATGAAGCTCGCCGCAATCGAATCCGAATGGGAAACCGCGCCGCCGCCCGCGCCATTCACGATTGTCGGCATTCCGAACCAGCAGGCGGAGCGCACCGACTACGCATTGCGCGTGCCGTACGCGCTCGGCATCATCGCGACGCGTTCGCTCGACGAGCCTGTCATTGGTCTGAAGGAACTGATGGCGCGTAACGAGACGCGCATCCGCAACGGCATGCTCGCGTACGACGCGCTGCAAAAGATCAAGCAAGGCGACGCCAGCGACGCAACGCATGCTGCCTTCGACCAGCACAAGCAGGACCTCGGCTACGGCCTGTTGCTCAAGCAGTTCACGCCGAACGTCACCGACGCCTCCGCCGAGCAGATCAAACAGGCCGCAAAGAAAACCGTGCCGCCCGTTCTGCCCGTGTTCTGGTCGTTCCGGCTGATGGTCGGCCTTGGCATCTTGTTCCTCGCGACATTCGTGCTCGCGTTCTTCTTCTGCGCGCAACGCTCGCTGCTGCGTGACAACCGGCGCTGGTTCCTGCGCTGGGCCGTGTGGGCGATTCCGCTGCCGTGGCTCGCGGCGGAGTTCGGCTGGATCGTCGCGGAAGTCGGGCGCCAGCCGTGGACCATCGCGGGCATTCTGCCGACTTCGCTATCGGCGTCGAGCCTGACGGCGGGCGATCTGTATCTGAGCCTCGCGGGCTTCGTCGTGTTCTACACCGCGCTTTTCATCATCGAGATCACGCTGATGTTCAAGTACGCGCGGCTTGGGCCTTCGTCGCTGCATACAGGGCGCTACCACCACGAGCAGACCGCGAAGCCGGCGGTCGGCGCGAATACGGCGGCATGA